A stretch of Corallococcus exiguus DNA encodes these proteins:
- a CDS encoding TraR/DksA family transcriptional regulator → MNATRDEAGQRLRQRWRALLEMRRKHRELLREVTGAGAPEWVDRAMALEETRLLDALDAREARALEALERALEHLPADGLPRCEGCGAVIEPERLHVLPEARCCPWCVASRR, encoded by the coding sequence ATGAATGCCACGCGTGACGAGGCAGGCCAGAGGTTGCGCCAGCGGTGGCGGGCCCTGCTGGAGATGAGGCGCAAGCACCGGGAGTTGCTGCGTGAAGTCACCGGCGCCGGGGCCCCCGAGTGGGTGGACCGCGCGATGGCCCTGGAGGAGACGCGGCTGCTCGACGCGCTCGACGCTCGCGAGGCGCGGGCCCTGGAGGCGCTGGAGCGCGCGTTGGAGCACCTTCCGGCGGACGGCCTGCCCCGGTGCGAGGGCTGCGGCGCCGTCATCGAGCCCGAGCGGCTCCATGTCCTGCCCGAGGCCCGGTGCTGCCCCTGGTGCGTGGCGAGCAGACGATGA
- a CDS encoding sensor histidine kinase, giving the protein MEARPEGVTDDVLEELQRYVGFSAIDGEALRELHPIACAHFERIADVFYRRILEHPGARKALEGGESQVGHLKVTLQDWMGSLLLGPWDAAYFERRCRIGRVHVRIHLPQHYMFGAMNLLRQELTAVMEESLRGDPDRAARLDRALGKILDLELAIMLHTYREDLLAQGARAERLATFGQLVGSIGHELRNPLGVIETSLFILKGRPAAKEDARVAKHLDRIGEQVEVANHIVTSLLDMIRSRPLVRAPLRLAEVWVSAREAVAPPEHVRVRAEGLEALPSLEGDAVQLRQVFVNLLQNAVQALGEREGEVWLTADVPEAGVRRIRLVLEDSGPGLDPSIRARVFEPLMTTKARGLGLGLALVRRILERHGGGIAYAPAEAGAGPGGARFVVELPLTLEPS; this is encoded by the coding sequence ATGGAAGCCAGACCTGAAGGCGTGACGGACGACGTCCTGGAGGAGCTCCAGCGCTACGTGGGCTTCTCCGCTATCGACGGGGAGGCCCTGCGGGAGCTGCACCCCATCGCCTGCGCGCACTTCGAGCGCATCGCGGACGTCTTCTACCGGCGCATCCTCGAACACCCGGGGGCGCGCAAGGCGCTGGAGGGAGGCGAGAGCCAGGTGGGCCACCTCAAGGTGACCCTCCAGGACTGGATGGGGTCGCTGCTCCTGGGGCCGTGGGACGCGGCCTACTTCGAGCGCCGCTGCCGCATCGGACGGGTGCACGTGCGCATCCACCTGCCGCAGCACTACATGTTCGGCGCCATGAACCTGCTGCGCCAGGAGCTGACGGCGGTAATGGAGGAGTCGCTGCGCGGCGACCCCGACCGGGCCGCCCGCCTGGACCGGGCGCTGGGGAAGATCCTCGACCTGGAGCTCGCCATCATGCTGCACACGTACCGCGAGGACCTGCTGGCCCAGGGGGCCCGGGCCGAGCGGCTGGCGACCTTCGGGCAGTTGGTGGGCTCCATTGGCCATGAGCTGCGCAACCCGCTGGGCGTCATCGAGACGTCGCTCTTCATCCTCAAGGGCCGCCCCGCCGCGAAGGAGGACGCGCGCGTGGCCAAGCACCTGGACCGCATCGGGGAACAGGTGGAGGTCGCCAACCACATCGTCACCAGCCTGCTGGACATGATCCGTTCCCGCCCGCTGGTCCGCGCGCCGCTGCGGCTCGCGGAGGTCTGGGTCTCCGCGCGCGAGGCCGTCGCGCCGCCCGAACACGTGCGCGTGCGCGCCGAGGGCCTGGAGGCGCTGCCCTCGCTGGAAGGAGACGCGGTGCAGCTGCGGCAGGTCTTCGTGAACCTGCTGCAGAACGCGGTGCAGGCCCTGGGCGAGCGCGAAGGCGAGGTGTGGCTGACGGCGGACGTCCCGGAGGCCGGGGTGCGGCGGATCCGCCTGGTGCTGGAGGACAGCGGCCCGGGCCTGGACCCGTCCATCCGCGCGCGCGTCTTCGAGCCATTGATGACCACGAAGGCGCGCGGGCTGGGGCTGGGCCTGGCGCTCGTGCGGCGCATCCTGGAAAGGCATGGAGGAGGCATCGCGTACGCTCCCGCCGAAGCCGGAGCCGGGCCGGGCGGGGCCCGCTTCGTGGTGGAGCTTCCCCTGACGCTGGAGCCTTCCTGA
- a CDS encoding TraR/DksA family transcriptional regulator: protein MHADPITTLALRMLLSRRNALRASCAALAARTPVRGARLPPHELAEVEAALERIEQGRFGGCERCGGAIGRQRLLAVPEARCCQACADARARDANA, encoded by the coding sequence ATGCACGCGGACCCCATCACGACCCTGGCGCTGCGGATGCTCCTGTCCCGCCGGAACGCGCTGCGTGCGTCGTGCGCGGCGTTGGCTGCCCGGACGCCCGTGCGGGGAGCGCGACTCCCGCCGCACGAGCTGGCGGAGGTGGAGGCGGCGCTCGAGCGCATCGAGCAGGGCCGCTTCGGAGGTTGCGAGCGGTGTGGGGGCGCCATCGGCCGGCAGCGGCTGCTCGCCGTCCCGGAGGCGCGCTGCTGCCAGGCGTGCGCGGATGCGCGGGCCCGGGACGCGAACGCATGA
- a CDS encoding sigma-54-dependent transcriptional regulator, protein MSPERILVVDDEVNARRALATLLAEEGYEVREAADGAEALAALPDFSPSLVLTDVRMPRMDGVTLLRRAKEDGSDAAFVMMTAFATVEAAVEAMRLGAESYLTKPLDLNAVLVVLGKALETRRLKQETRQLRERVAERFRVGNIIGDAPELQGVYSLIHQAAPTRATVLILGESGTGKELVAQALHELSPRKARPFVKVHCAALSEGLLESELFGHERGAFTGALARKEGRFELADGGTLFLDEIGEISPAVQVKLLRVLQGREFERVGGTQTLKVDVRIVAATHRDLEAEVAAGRFREDLYYRLNVVAVTLPPLRRRKADIPALVSHFIERCNAAHGRAVKGLAPGTLEALMSHDWPGNIRELENVVERAVVLARGEELTADDLPPVLRGPRPSAGSGDRLIPGATLAAIEREAILRTLEMVQGSTTRAAEVLGISVRKIQYKLKEYGGGGTGPDEEPAAS, encoded by the coding sequence ATGTCCCCGGAACGCATCCTGGTCGTGGATGACGAGGTGAACGCGCGGCGCGCCCTGGCCACCCTCCTCGCGGAGGAGGGGTACGAGGTGCGTGAGGCCGCGGACGGCGCGGAGGCGCTCGCGGCGCTCCCGGACTTCTCACCCTCGCTGGTGCTCACCGACGTGCGGATGCCTCGCATGGACGGCGTCACCCTGTTGCGCCGCGCGAAGGAGGACGGCAGCGACGCGGCCTTCGTGATGATGACGGCGTTCGCCACGGTGGAGGCGGCGGTGGAGGCCATGCGCCTGGGCGCGGAGAGCTACCTCACCAAGCCGCTGGACCTGAACGCCGTGCTCGTCGTGCTGGGCAAGGCGCTGGAGACGCGCCGGCTGAAGCAGGAGACGCGGCAGCTGCGGGAGCGGGTGGCGGAGCGCTTCCGCGTGGGCAACATCATCGGGGACGCGCCCGAGCTCCAGGGCGTGTATTCCCTCATCCACCAGGCGGCCCCCACGCGGGCCACGGTGCTCATCCTGGGCGAGAGCGGCACGGGCAAGGAGCTGGTGGCCCAGGCGCTGCACGAACTCAGCCCGCGCAAGGCGCGCCCCTTCGTGAAGGTGCACTGCGCGGCGCTCAGCGAGGGCCTGCTGGAGAGCGAGCTGTTCGGCCACGAGCGGGGGGCCTTCACCGGCGCCCTGGCGCGCAAGGAGGGCCGCTTCGAGCTGGCGGACGGGGGCACCCTGTTCCTGGACGAGATTGGCGAAATCTCCCCGGCCGTGCAGGTGAAGCTGCTGCGCGTGCTGCAGGGCCGCGAGTTCGAACGCGTGGGCGGGACGCAGACGTTGAAGGTGGACGTGCGCATCGTGGCGGCCACCCACCGCGACCTGGAGGCGGAGGTGGCGGCGGGCCGCTTCCGCGAGGACCTCTACTACCGCCTCAACGTGGTGGCGGTGACGCTGCCGCCCCTGCGCCGGCGCAAGGCGGACATCCCCGCGCTGGTGAGCCACTTCATCGAGCGCTGCAACGCGGCCCATGGCAGGGCCGTGAAGGGGCTGGCGCCCGGCACCCTGGAGGCGCTGATGAGCCACGACTGGCCGGGCAACATCCGCGAGCTGGAGAACGTGGTGGAGCGCGCCGTGGTGCTCGCGCGAGGAGAGGAACTCACGGCGGACGACCTGCCGCCCGTGCTGCGCGGCCCCCGCCCCAGCGCGGGGAGCGGCGACCGGCTCATCCCCGGCGCGACGCTCGCCGCCATCGAACGCGAGGCCATCCTCCGCACGCTGGAGATGGTGCAGGGCTCCACCACGCGCGCCGCGGAGGTGCTGGGCATCAGCGTGCGGAAGATCCAATACAAGCTCAAGGAGTACGGCGGCGGTGGCACCGGCCCGGACGAGGAGCCGGCCGCCTCCTAA
- a CDS encoding response regulator, which yields MGRFLLVDDNRAFAENLAEILEDAGHSATVVDRGDAALQAAREERYDVLITDMRMAGMSGAALVHHLRQRDPGLAAIVITAHPGEAELARARAEGVLAVLPKPVPVPALVELLTRARRDGLVVLVEDDVRLADNLTEVLRERGFTAVVAHSVPDVVGLEPVRPFAALVDLRVPGGPDGEALRRVQERFPGTTPFVVTAYPEALPADFEGRLVRKPFDTGALLAELEQVHGGRA from the coding sequence ATGGGCCGCTTCCTGCTGGTGGATGACAACCGGGCCTTCGCGGAGAACCTGGCGGAGATCCTCGAGGACGCGGGCCACTCGGCCACCGTGGTGGACCGGGGCGACGCCGCGCTCCAGGCCGCGCGCGAGGAACGCTACGACGTGCTCATCACCGACATGCGCATGGCTGGAATGAGCGGCGCCGCGCTGGTGCACCACCTGCGTCAGCGGGACCCGGGGCTCGCGGCCATCGTCATCACCGCGCACCCCGGAGAGGCCGAGCTCGCGCGAGCGCGCGCGGAGGGCGTGCTCGCGGTGCTGCCCAAGCCGGTGCCGGTGCCCGCGCTGGTGGAGCTGCTCACGCGGGCCCGCCGCGACGGACTCGTCGTGCTGGTGGAGGACGACGTTCGCCTCGCGGACAACCTCACGGAGGTGCTGCGCGAGCGCGGCTTCACGGCCGTGGTCGCGCACTCGGTGCCGGACGTGGTGGGCCTGGAGCCCGTCCGCCCCTTCGCGGCGCTCGTGGACCTGCGCGTGCCGGGCGGCCCCGATGGCGAGGCGCTGCGCCGCGTACAGGAGCGCTTCCCCGGCACCACCCCCTTCGTCGTCACGGCCTACCCGGAGGCGCTGCCCGCGGACTTCGAGGGCCGGCTGGTCCGCAAGCCCTTCGACACCGGGGCGCTGCTCGCGGAGCTGGAGCAGGTGCACGGAGGCCGCGCGTGA